One Paenibacillus crassostreae DNA segment encodes these proteins:
- a CDS encoding Na+/H+ antiporter subunit E: MAFQILTNLMISFLWMFLHNDWSVSRFIIGFLMGIVILLVLRRFFRGPFYPQRVWAILALLVLFNRELVLSSIAVIRHILRPKLKITPGIFAYTTELKSDWEVTILSCLICLTPGTLTLEVSKDGQTLYIHAMDMEDANIISEQIRGTFEKAIMEVTRS, from the coding sequence ATGGCCTTTCAAATTTTAACAAACTTGATGATCTCTTTTCTATGGATGTTCCTTCATAATGACTGGTCAGTCTCACGCTTTATCATCGGGTTTCTGATGGGGATCGTAATCCTACTTGTGCTACGGCGTTTCTTTCGGGGTCCATTCTATCCTCAACGGGTGTGGGCGATTCTTGCGCTATTGGTATTGTTCAATCGGGAGTTAGTTCTGTCCAGTATTGCGGTTATTCGCCATATTCTTCGCCCAAAGCTAAAGATCACCCCAGGTATATTTGCCTATACGACAGAACTTAAATCGGATTGGGAAGTTACGATATTATCTTGTCTGATTTGTCTAACTCCGGGAACGCTGACGCTAGAGGTATCCAAGGATGGACAGACGCTTTATATTCATGCGATGGACATGGAGGACGCAAATATCATCTCTGAGCAAATCAGAGGAACATTCGAAAAAGCTATTATGGAGGTGACACGCTCATGA
- a CDS encoding Na(+)/H(+) antiporter subunit C gives MELMMSLAVGVLFAIGVYLILSKTLLRIILGTSLLTHGVHLLLLTMAGLKTGAAPILDGQTEAYVDPLPQALILTSIVISFGVTAFFFVLAYRAYKTLGTDDIDSIEGDEQ, from the coding sequence ATGGAACTGATGATGTCTTTAGCCGTTGGTGTATTATTTGCAATCGGTGTTTACCTAATTTTATCGAAGACCTTACTACGTATCATTCTGGGAACAAGTTTGTTAACACATGGCGTGCATCTGCTGCTCCTAACGATGGCCGGTCTGAAGACGGGTGCAGCGCCCATACTGGACGGGCAAACAGAAGCTTACGTTGACCCCTTGCCGCAAGCATTAATTTTAACATCCATAGTGATCAGTTTTGGCGTCACAGCATTCTTCTTCGTGCTCGCCTACCGGGCTTATAAAACCTTGGGTACGGATGATATAGATAGTATTGAGGGGGATGAACAATGA
- a CDS encoding ArsR family transcriptional regulator — protein MKKIIKVGMVALTMILVLSACTKQVNNVESNTANQQASDATSQVSTPWIASKNTTRINTDNPQEAAVIISQTLWMATSDDNRPGSIILTDPDNWQNALVSADLIHHPSNGPILFVNKEGIPNVTVNEMKRLQPKGVESNNGVQVILVGDLDQKIEDQAKELGYKVDKVTADNSAALAKAIDAYYAKIAGENPSSVIIGSQDSPEYTLPAINWIAHMPEPLLYVKKDEIPQETMEALQTRGGKASIYILGPETVVSAEVEKGLQQYGKTVRISGNDPYENAIAFAKYKDSTTGFGWGITTPGHNFSFVNVNSPVLAIAAAPFSHLGKHSPLLWSDEDGMPESVMSYMVSVQPKYEMSPTEGPYNHAWLTGSQQSMTPKAQGEIDSMLEIISKSGPDHGSMPGMNH, from the coding sequence ATGAAAAAAATAATAAAAGTTGGAATGGTTGCTTTAACTATGATTTTAGTTTTATCTGCATGTACGAAACAAGTTAACAACGTTGAATCTAACACAGCCAATCAACAAGCAAGTGATGCAACATCTCAAGTCTCTACGCCTTGGATAGCTTCGAAGAATACTACCAGAATAAACACGGACAATCCACAGGAAGCTGCCGTTATCATATCCCAGACATTATGGATGGCAACAAGTGACGATAATCGACCAGGCAGTATTATTTTAACAGACCCAGATAATTGGCAAAATGCCTTGGTCAGTGCTGATCTGATACATCATCCGAGCAATGGTCCAATCTTATTTGTTAACAAAGAGGGGATTCCCAATGTTACTGTGAATGAAATGAAACGTCTTCAACCTAAAGGGGTTGAATCCAACAATGGTGTTCAAGTAATTCTTGTGGGTGATTTGGATCAAAAGATTGAAGATCAGGCGAAAGAACTTGGTTACAAAGTAGATAAAGTAACAGCGGATAATTCTGCAGCGTTGGCAAAAGCCATAGATGCTTATTATGCAAAGATAGCAGGAGAAAATCCATCTTCCGTCATTATCGGTTCCCAAGATAGTCCGGAGTATACCCTGCCTGCTATTAACTGGATTGCTCACATGCCCGAGCCATTATTGTATGTAAAGAAGGATGAAATACCGCAAGAGACAATGGAAGCTTTACAGACAAGAGGGGGCAAAGCTAGTATATATATTCTTGGTCCTGAAACCGTTGTTTCAGCAGAAGTTGAGAAAGGATTACAACAATATGGGAAAACCGTACGTATCTCAGGTAATGACCCTTACGAGAATGCAATAGCCTTTGCTAAATATAAGGACAGTACAACCGGTTTTGGCTGGGGGATTACAACACCAGGACACAATTTCTCATTTGTTAATGTGAACTCCCCAGTATTGGCTATTGCCGCGGCTCCTTTTTCACACTTAGGAAAACATTCACCGCTACTCTGGAGTGATGAAGACGGTATGCCAGAATCGGTTATGTCCTATATGGTATCTGTACAACCGAAATATGAAATGTCACCGACAGAAGGTCCGTATAATCATGCTTGGTTGACAGGTTCGCAACAATCTATGACTCCGAAAGCCCAAGGTGAGATCGACTCCATGCTTGAAATTATCTCTAAATCTGGTCCTGACCATGGAAGTATGCCGGGAATGAATCATTAA
- a CDS encoding universal stress protein: MTMKDNGESVMVCVNYGPHGQRLIQRGSRLAQLLGAPFRVLTVDTSEDNEFNESKEQYITVWERLAKEAGGEFLNLKSHGRKATDVIVETAQDHNVTQIIIGQSAQTWWQEMTQGDFVNDLVELLGPIDLHIVSVQRYPDLLEETHEAGVTSYLVKQGEIYELRDQPGETPMFEGIFFRELHTDFNNGLFKTVWKGKQQYLRIVQGEWSTPPI; the protein is encoded by the coding sequence ATGACGATGAAAGACAATGGAGAAAGTGTCATGGTATGTGTTAATTATGGACCGCACGGACAACGTCTAATTCAAAGGGGCAGCCGGTTGGCACAATTGCTTGGCGCACCATTTAGAGTGCTAACTGTGGATACTTCAGAGGATAATGAATTCAACGAGAGTAAAGAGCAGTATATCACGGTGTGGGAGAGGCTTGCTAAAGAAGCTGGCGGGGAATTTCTAAATCTCAAATCTCACGGAAGGAAGGCAACCGATGTCATAGTGGAAACAGCACAAGACCACAACGTTACGCAGATTATTATTGGGCAATCTGCCCAGACTTGGTGGCAGGAGATGACCCAAGGTGACTTTGTCAATGATTTAGTTGAGTTACTTGGCCCGATAGATCTGCATATTGTATCTGTGCAACGTTATCCCGATTTATTAGAGGAGACACACGAGGCGGGCGTTACTTCGTATTTGGTTAAGCAAGGAGAAATCTATGAACTAAGAGATCAGCCTGGTGAAACTCCGATGTTTGAGGGGATTTTTTTTCGTGAACTTCACACCGATTTCAATAATGGATTATTTAAGACGGTCTGGAAAGGCAAGCAACAGTACCTGAGAATTGTTCAGGGGGAATGGAGTACTCCTCCTATCTGA
- a CDS encoding Na+/H+ antiporter subunit D, with translation MSNLPVFPILIPLCTAVILMFLKDKIAVQRFISALSAILNIGVCLILVNRIDQNGIQTLNMGGWMPPYGIVFVADMFAALLVLTASIVSFAILLYSFRSIGVERERTYYYTFFHFLLVGVYGSFLTGDIFNLFVFFEVMLISSYALISLGGTKLQLRETVKYLLINIVSSTLFVAAVAYLYAAVGTLNMAHLSLRVAELGQGGVLNVIAMMFLIVFSLKSGLLLFFWLPGSYAAPPSAVRALFGALLTKVGLYAIFRTFTLIFYHDPGLTHTWIAWMAAATMILGGIGAVAYNDIARILNYNVIISVGFVAFGLAAATGDSLDGAVFYLMHDMLAKGLMFILGGIIISIAGTDRLKDMGGLIKRYPFIGWMFFTLALALVGIPPLSGFAGKVLLIRGGLDAGMLTMSLIGLASSLLVLYSLMKVFRLAFWGDEKEQVKREPIKLKGVTVSVVGLLVLIILMGFGSEWVYSYVSQAGDVLANPTLYIEAVMKE, from the coding sequence ATGAGTAACTTACCTGTATTTCCAATTCTAATCCCTCTATGCACAGCCGTTATTCTAATGTTTCTAAAAGATAAAATAGCAGTGCAACGTTTCATTAGTGCGCTTAGCGCGATATTGAATATTGGTGTTTGCCTCATCCTAGTCAATCGTATTGATCAGAATGGAATTCAGACATTGAACATGGGAGGGTGGATGCCGCCATACGGTATCGTTTTTGTAGCGGATATGTTTGCTGCCTTGCTCGTGCTTACCGCTTCTATAGTCAGCTTTGCCATTCTTTTATATTCATTCCGCAGCATTGGAGTGGAGCGGGAACGAACCTACTATTATACTTTTTTTCATTTTCTGCTAGTAGGTGTATATGGCTCTTTTCTGACAGGGGATATCTTTAATCTATTCGTTTTCTTCGAGGTCATGCTTATTTCTTCCTATGCGTTGATCTCCTTGGGAGGGACAAAGCTACAGCTTCGCGAAACGGTCAAATATTTGCTGATTAACATTGTATCTTCCACTCTATTCGTAGCGGCTGTCGCTTATCTGTACGCAGCCGTTGGTACGCTCAATATGGCTCATCTGTCTTTGCGTGTTGCTGAGCTGGGTCAGGGAGGTGTACTTAATGTGATTGCAATGATGTTCCTGATCGTATTCTCTTTAAAGTCGGGATTGCTTCTATTCTTCTGGCTTCCGGGATCATATGCTGCTCCGCCGTCTGCGGTTAGGGCATTATTCGGGGCATTACTTACGAAAGTAGGCTTGTACGCTATATTTAGAACGTTCACATTAATCTTTTATCATGATCCGGGGTTAACGCATACATGGATTGCTTGGATGGCTGCGGCTACGATGATTCTCGGCGGCATAGGAGCCGTTGCTTATAACGATATTGCGCGAATTCTGAATTATAATGTAATCATTAGTGTGGGTTTCGTTGCTTTTGGTCTTGCAGCAGCAACGGGGGATTCATTGGATGGTGCCGTATTCTATTTAATGCATGACATGCTCGCTAAGGGATTAATGTTTATTCTAGGGGGGATCATTATATCCATTGCGGGTACCGATCGATTGAAAGATATGGGTGGGTTGATCAAACGGTATCCGTTCATTGGTTGGATGTTCTTCACGCTGGCACTGGCACTTGTAGGAATTCCACCACTCAGTGGATTTGCGGGTAAAGTTCTGCTGATTCGCGGGGGACTTGATGCTGGAATGCTAACAATGTCCTTGATCGGTCTAGCCTCTAGTTTGCTTGTTCTCTACTCATTGATGAAAGTATTTAGACTCGCTTTCTGGGGTGATGAGAAGGAACAAGTGAAACGAGAACCCATCAAGCTAAAAGGCGTAACTGTCTCAGTTGTAGGATTACTCGTGCTTATCATTCTGATGGGATTCGGATCGGAGTGGGTCTATTCCTATGTGTCACAAGCAGGGGATGTCCTTGCTAATCCCACACTTTATATTGAAGCCGTAATGAAGGAGTAG
- a CDS encoding CueP family metal-binding protein has translation MKRKVIAVIGVVVVVLGTYLFTESIERNAPKENKTQNIKQLVHDYSVGNIKNQSASITSRQLIVTDSDENQLTYDLPDENFFVSIAPYVEKTHPCSVHSLTGCRGEMANEEFSVYIEDVDGNVLLDQTLISQSNGFVDLWLPRDRAYRITIAHDGKTAESEFSTFENDNTCITNIQLTENKSA, from the coding sequence ATGAAAAGAAAAGTCATTGCGGTTATTGGAGTGGTTGTCGTTGTACTAGGGACGTATTTGTTCACGGAAAGCATCGAAAGAAATGCACCGAAAGAAAATAAAACTCAAAATATTAAGCAATTGGTACATGATTACAGTGTTGGTAATATAAAAAATCAGTCTGCTTCTATTACATCACGGCAACTTATTGTGACCGACAGCGACGAAAACCAGTTAACCTATGACTTGCCAGATGAGAACTTTTTTGTTTCCATTGCGCCATACGTCGAGAAAACCCACCCTTGCTCCGTCCACAGTTTAACTGGATGCCGTGGAGAAATGGCGAATGAAGAGTTTAGTGTATACATTGAAGACGTGGATGGGAACGTATTACTGGACCAAACATTGATATCCCAATCTAACGGATTTGTCGATTTGTGGTTACCACGTGACAGGGCGTATCGTATAACGATTGCACACGACGGAAAAACGGCGGAGTCAGAGTTTTCTACCTTTGAGAATGACAATACTTGCATTACAAACATACAGTTGACAGAGAACAAAAGTGCCTAA
- a CDS encoding Na+/H+ antiporter subunit A, with protein sequence MFVLHATIMVPFILAFLIPLTKRFTRIHTGWSVLPFPAALFVYFLTKIPAIQAGEYILSTVSWIPSLGINISLVLDGLSLLFVLLITGMGALVVLYSIYYLNKRTEALHQFYIYLMMFMGAMLGVVLSDNLMVLYGFWELTSISSFLLIAFWHRREKSRYGALKSMLITVFGGLAMFAGFNLLYVMTGTFSIREIIGQVDMLTTQQLFIPAMLLILLGAFTKSAQFPFHIWLPDAMEAPTPVSAYLHSATMVKAGLYLVARLSPVFAGQAEWFWLVSLTGLITLIYGSFKAIKQTDLKAMLAYSTISQLGMIMCLLGLGSAAAFFPGTEDSLFYTMATTAAIFHLINHAIFKGSLFMVVGIVDHETNTRDLRKLGGLMSLMPVTFSIALIGTFSMAGLPPFNGFLSKEMFFTSVLNIREFDVLNTQSWMMMFAVVAWIASVFTFVYSMILVMKTFTGKLQLDKLDKKPHEAPLGLLISPVILASLAVIFGLFPNLLSYSLIEPAMASIHSGLLTPGDTFDVSIHFWHGWTSEIFMTLGVVGVGTLLFRGYKRFRLLDREWGGRVSLNRVYDGGLRLMERGSNQLTNLYMTGSNRNYLIYIFGFFIIALGSTMLGAEGITLGMNQYAPVSFYEVVVIIVMLLAAFVIPFAKSRVVSILFTGAVGYMVTLLFVIFRAPDLALTQMIVETVSVTLFLLCFKYLPKLKKQVTTRRVKLTNLIISIGVGVTMTLIALASLGSSPFEPISEFFIENSHDLAGGNNVVNVILVDFRGFDTLFEIMVLSIASLAIYGLIQLRLDPMEMESKLMKAKSGRTIIQRNSNDVILKTVSKVVVPMIITFSLYLFFAGHGNPGGGFIGALMTSAALILLAITFGMDMIRKALPVNYRILTAIGLIIAILTSVGSVAFGAPFLSHAFGHFNLPIMGDTELATAVLFDLGVYLAVVGVTMNIILSIGGDE encoded by the coding sequence TTGTTTGTGCTACACGCTACAATTATGGTTCCATTTATTCTAGCTTTCTTGATTCCGCTAACGAAGCGGTTCACTCGTATTCACACGGGTTGGAGCGTTCTACCCTTTCCTGCGGCCCTATTCGTGTATTTCCTGACGAAGATTCCTGCGATTCAAGCTGGAGAATATATATTGTCCACGGTATCTTGGATCCCTTCACTGGGTATAAATATTTCACTCGTGCTAGATGGACTTAGTTTACTATTTGTCCTGTTAATTACGGGTATGGGAGCATTAGTTGTACTGTACTCCATTTATTATCTGAATAAACGAACAGAAGCGCTGCACCAATTCTACATCTATTTAATGATGTTTATGGGGGCAATGCTAGGAGTTGTATTGTCGGATAATTTGATGGTGTTGTATGGCTTTTGGGAATTAACAAGTATTTCCTCATTTCTACTGATTGCCTTTTGGCATCGACGGGAAAAATCCCGTTATGGGGCACTCAAATCGATGCTTATTACTGTCTTTGGTGGGCTAGCGATGTTTGCTGGCTTCAATCTGCTGTATGTCATGACCGGAACGTTCAGTATTCGGGAGATTATAGGTCAGGTCGATATGCTAACTACGCAACAACTATTTATTCCAGCAATGTTACTGATCCTGTTAGGGGCATTCACCAAATCCGCACAGTTTCCGTTTCATATCTGGTTGCCCGATGCGATGGAAGCGCCGACTCCGGTTAGTGCCTATCTTCATTCGGCTACGATGGTGAAGGCGGGTCTGTATCTGGTTGCACGTCTTAGTCCGGTTTTTGCTGGACAAGCGGAGTGGTTCTGGCTTGTCTCACTGACGGGTCTAATTACGTTGATCTATGGTTCGTTCAAAGCGATTAAACAAACCGATCTAAAGGCAATGCTTGCGTATTCGACGATCAGCCAACTAGGAATGATTATGTGTCTACTAGGGCTTGGATCTGCCGCGGCATTCTTTCCTGGCACAGAGGATTCGCTCTTTTATACCATGGCTACAACGGCGGCGATCTTTCATTTAATCAATCACGCTATATTTAAAGGTTCTCTCTTTATGGTTGTAGGCATTGTAGATCATGAGACGAATACTCGAGATCTTCGTAAACTTGGCGGATTAATGTCTCTGATGCCGGTAACTTTTTCTATTGCACTGATCGGAACGTTCTCCATGGCCGGTTTACCGCCATTTAATGGTTTCTTGAGTAAAGAGATGTTCTTTACGTCCGTATTGAATATCCGGGAGTTTGATGTCTTAAATACGCAATCATGGATGATGATGTTTGCAGTTGTCGCTTGGATTGCAAGTGTATTTACTTTTGTCTACAGTATGATTCTTGTGATGAAGACTTTTACAGGAAAACTTCAACTAGACAAGTTAGACAAAAAGCCGCATGAAGCTCCGCTAGGATTGTTGATATCTCCGGTTATTCTGGCTTCTTTAGCCGTCATATTCGGATTGTTCCCCAACCTGTTATCCTATTCACTCATTGAACCGGCTATGGCTTCCATTCATAGTGGATTACTGACACCAGGGGATACCTTCGATGTATCAATTCATTTCTGGCATGGTTGGACTTCAGAGATCTTTATGACGTTGGGTGTTGTAGGAGTAGGAACACTCTTGTTCAGAGGATATAAACGTTTCCGATTGTTGGATCGTGAATGGGGAGGTCGAGTTTCGCTCAACCGTGTCTACGATGGTGGGCTTCGTCTGATGGAGCGCGGATCTAACCAACTAACTAACCTCTACATGACGGGCTCTAATCGGAATTATCTTATATATATATTTGGATTCTTCATCATCGCACTTGGGAGCACAATGTTAGGAGCTGAGGGGATAACGCTGGGCATGAATCAGTATGCTCCAGTATCCTTTTATGAAGTAGTAGTTATCATAGTCATGCTCTTGGCGGCGTTTGTTATACCATTCGCCAAATCACGGGTCGTGTCAATCTTGTTCACCGGTGCTGTCGGTTATATGGTGACGTTATTGTTCGTGATCTTCCGCGCACCAGACCTAGCATTGACACAAATGATCGTAGAGACGGTGTCAGTAACGCTCTTCCTGCTGTGCTTTAAGTATCTTCCGAAATTAAAGAAGCAAGTTACAACTAGACGAGTTAAATTAACTAACCTGATCATTTCAATCGGTGTCGGTGTCACCATGACGCTGATCGCACTTGCCTCTCTCGGAAGCAGCCCATTTGAACCGATCTCGGAGTTCTTTATTGAAAATAGTCATGATTTGGCAGGGGGCAACAATGTTGTGAATGTCATACTCGTTGACTTCAGAGGCTTCGATACGTTGTTTGAGATTATGGTTCTCTCCATAGCATCGCTCGCTATTTATGGTCTAATTCAACTGCGGCTGGATCCCATGGAGATGGAAAGTAAGTTAATGAAAGCTAAGTCAGGCAGAACAATAATTCAACGCAACAGCAACGATGTGATTCTGAAGACCGTATCCAAGGTTGTTGTCCCGATGATCATTACTTTTTCTTTGTATCTATTCTTCGCGGGACATGGTAATCCCGGCGGTGGATTTATTGGGGCGTTGATGACTTCGGCTGCACTTATTCTGTTAGCTATCACTTTTGGGATGGACATGATTCGTAAAGCATTGCCGGTAAATTATCGAATTTTGACTGCCATAGGTCTGATCATCGCAATTCTAACATCGGTAGGATCGGTAGCGTTCGGTGCGCCTTTTCTAAGCCATGCCTTTGGACATTTCAATCTCCCTATCATGGGGGATACCGAATTAGCGACGGCGGTCTTATTTGATCTTGGTGTCTATCTAGCCGTAGTCGGTGTCACCATGAATATTATACTTTCGATAGGAGGGGATGAATAA